DNA sequence from the Bordetella genomosp. 9 genome:
ATAGCCGACCAGTTCGCCGTTGTCGTCGTACACCGGGTCGATCACGATGCTGGTCCAGAAGCGCGTGCCGTCCTTGCGCACGCGCCAGCCTTCGGATTCGTAGACGCCGGATTCGGCGGCGATGCGCAGCGCCCGCTGCGGCAGGCCGTCGCGGCGGTCTTCTTCGGTGTAGAAGCGGGAAAAATGCTGGCCGATGATCTCGTCGGCGGTATAGCCCTTGAAGCGTTCGGCGCCGGTGTTCCAGTTGACGATGTAGCCGTCCTTGTCGAGCAGATAGATGGCGTAGTCGCGGATGGCGCGGAGCATCAGCTCGATACGGCGTTCGACGGACAGGGACTGCAGGGGCGAACTGGACGGATTCGGGGTGCTCGGGTGATTCATGGCGCTCTCGTGGGCCTGGGCCGCACGGCGTCCCGTGCAGGCCGTGGCCTGGGCCCGTGGGCCGCGCCGGCTGGGCAGGTCGGCATGGCGGCACGGAAACAAAACAGGGTTATGGAGTCTAGCCTCAAAGCACGTAAAAATCAGCGACCAGGTAGAGCAGCAATTGTCACGCCCGATCCCGGGACCGATACAACCCCACCCAGCCCCCCAACCAACCCCATGCCCGGTGGCGTTTCACGGCTGCGTCGCCCGCTCGGCGATGTACTGCCGCAGCCAGCCATGGCCCGGGTCTTCCTGGTGCCGCTCGTGCCAGTACAGCGACACGGACAGGGTGGGCAGCTTCAAGGGAACGTCCAGCAGCACCAGGCGCGCCGAACGCTCCACGGCCTTGGCGACGCTGCGCGGCACCGTACAGATCAGGTCCGATCCGGCCACCACATAGGGGCCGACCAGATAGCTGGACAACGTCGCGGCGACGGTACGCTGGCGCCCCATGGCCCGCAGCATGCGGTCGATGGTGCTGCTGAAAAAGCCCGTGTGCGCGGACAGGTCGATGTGCGGATAACGCAGATAGGCATCCAGGTTCCAGCGCCGCCGCAGGCAGGGGTGATCTTCGCGCACGATGCACACGGCGGGTTCGTCGTACAGGAAGCGCGCGCGCAGGTCCTGCGCCGGTTCGGGAAAATAGCCGGCCAGCAGTTCGACATGGTTGGTATCGAGCATGCTCAGGCCATGCTGCAGGCGGGCCGGGATAACCCGCAGCTGCAGGTGGGGCGCGTCGCGCGCCAGGTCGGGCAGCACGCGCGGCATCAGCGTGAACTGCATGTAATCGGTCGCGTACAGCGAAAACGTGCGGGCCGTGAGCCGCGGGTCGAAGGCTTCGCGCGGCCCGGTGGCGCGCTGCCAGCGGGCCAGCAGCGGCTGGAATTCCAGATGCAGGGCCAGCGCGTGCGGCGTGGCCTGCCAATGGCCGGCTTCCCGCACCAGCAGGGGGTCGTTGAACAGCTTGCGCAAGCGGCTCAGCGCCGCGCTCATGGCCGGCTGGGTGACGCCGACCTGCTCGGCCGCGCGGGA
Encoded proteins:
- a CDS encoding LysR family transcriptional regulator, with product MKYPDLNLLIHFDALMACRSISRAAEQVGVTQPAMSAALSRLRKLFNDPLLVREAGHWQATPHALALHLEFQPLLARWQRATGPREAFDPRLTARTFSLYATDYMQFTLMPRVLPDLARDAPHLQLRVIPARLQHGLSMLDTNHVELLAGYFPEPAQDLRARFLYDEPAVCIVREDHPCLRRRWNLDAYLRYPHIDLSAHTGFFSSTIDRMLRAMGRQRTVAATLSSYLVGPYVVAGSDLICTVPRSVAKAVERSARLVLLDVPLKLPTLSVSLYWHERHQEDPGHGWLRQYIAERATQP